AACACCCTCCTAATTAAAATTGATTTAAGAATCTCATATCATTTTCGAATAATAATCTAATATCATCTATTTCATATTTAAGCATTGCAAGTCTTTCAACCCCAACTCCAAATGCAAATCCACTGTAAATTTCTGGGTCTATTCCACAATTTCTAAGTACGTTTGGATGAACCATCCCTGAACCTAATATTTCTATCCAACCTTCATACTTACACATTGGGCAACCTTTACCACCACATTTGAAACAAGTAACATCAACCTCTGCACTTGGTTCTGTAAATGGGAAGTTATGAGGTCTAAACTTAGTTTTGATATCAGAACCAAACAATTTTTCAACGAAGATATCCATAGTTCCTTTAAATTCTGCCATAGTAACATCTTTTCCAACAACAAGCCCTTCTATTTGATGGAACATTGGTGAATGTGTCGCATCTGGTGAATCAAATCTAAAGCATCTACCTGGTGCTATTACTTTAATTGGTAACTCTTGGCTTCTCATAGATCTTACTTGAACTGGAGACGTTTGAGTTCTAAGTAAAACACCGTCATTGATATAGAATGTATCGCTCATATCTCTTGATGGATGGTCTTTAGGAGCATTTAATGCATCAAAGTTATTTTCAACTGTTTCAACTTCTGGGCCTTCTGCTATAGAGAATCCCATTCCGATAAATATATCTGTTACTTCATCTATAATTTGAGTTATTGGATGTTTCTTTCCAACTTTTAATACCTTTCCAGGTTGAGTAACATCTATTACTTCTTCTCTTAATTTT
This sequence is a window from Clostridioides difficile. Protein-coding genes within it:
- the pheS gene encoding phenylalanine--tRNA ligase subunit alpha; its protein translation is MQEKLLALREAALAEIKEAQSIESVESLRVKYLGKKGEITAILKEMGKLSAEERPVVGKVANDVRENIELSINSKKEEINAIEKERKLREEVIDVTQPGKVLKVGKKHPITQIIDEVTDIFIGMGFSIAEGPEVETVENNFDALNAPKDHPSRDMSDTFYINDGVLLRTQTSPVQVRSMRSQELPIKVIAPGRCFRFDSPDATHSPMFHQIEGLVVGKDVTMAEFKGTMDIFVEKLFGSDIKTKFRPHNFPFTEPSAEVDVTCFKCGGKGCPMCKYEGWIEILGSGMVHPNVLRNCGIDPEIYSGFAFGVGVERLAMLKYEIDDIRLLFENDMRFLNQF